In one Candidatus Kaelpia aquatica genomic region, the following are encoded:
- a CDS encoding glycine--tRNA ligase subunit alpha, with the protein MKKNTPTFEEIIAKLNSFWSKQGCSIIQPYDMEVGAGTFHPATFFSSLDKDPKRFAYVQGSRRPTDGRYGDNPLRASSYYQYQVILKPSPDNVKELYLKSLKAMGFKLEEHDLRFVEDDWESPTLGAWGLGWEVWLDSLEVTQFTYFQQIGGFDLNDVTVEITYGLERLSMYLQDTLEISELIWSPGVKYGDLHSERERELCSYNFKLADIESYKKIYSIFEKEGDNLLKEGLLYPAYEMVLKLSHIFNILDARGALSVTERQNYITSIRKRAKGCAGLYLKRQES; encoded by the coding sequence GAAAAATACCCCTACCTTTGAGGAGATTATAGCCAAACTTAACTCTTTCTGGAGTAAGCAGGGCTGCTCTATTATCCAGCCTTATGATATGGAGGTTGGCGCAGGGACGTTCCATCCAGCTACTTTCTTTAGTTCTTTAGATAAAGATCCTAAGAGATTTGCCTATGTTCAAGGCTCCCGCAGACCAACTGATGGAAGGTATGGGGATAATCCATTAAGAGCAAGTTCTTATTATCAATATCAGGTAATACTCAAGCCCTCTCCAGATAATGTCAAAGAGCTTTACTTAAAGAGCTTAAAGGCTATGGGCTTTAAGCTAGAGGAGCATGACCTTAGGTTTGTTGAAGATGATTGGGAGTCACCCACGCTTGGCGCCTGGGGTTTAGGCTGGGAAGTCTGGCTGGATAGCCTTGAGGTCACTCAATTTACCTATTTTCAGCAGATCGGCGGATTTGATTTAAATGATGTAACAGTAGAGATAACATATGGACTTGAGAGGCTCTCAATGTATTTACAAGATACCCTAGAGATATCAGAGCTTATCTGGTCTCCTGGAGTAAAGTATGGAGACTTACATAGTGAGCGTGAGAGAGAGCTCTGTAGTTATAACTTTAAACTTGCCGATATAGAGAGCTATAAGAAGATATACTCTATCTTTGAAAAAGAAGGCGATAATCTGCTTAAAGAGGGACTCTTGTATCCAGCCTATGAGATGGTCTTAAAGTTATCTCATATATTCAATATCTTAGATGCTAGAGGTGCGCTCTCAGTTACAGAGCGTCAGAACTATATTACCTCAATTAGAAAGAGAGCAAAGGGCTGTGCCGGTCTCTATCTTAAGAGGCAGGAATCCTAG
- the glyS gene encoding glycine--tRNA ligase subunit beta produces MSPKSDFLIELGVEELPSNLIESISEQFKDNFIKALDEARVVNKNIQAAATSRRLVLFGELGRESLSQEVTVQGPSERIAYDKDNKPSKALCGFVKSQGVSISDAFIESTDRGNYLFIKKKESAKKTERIIEDILLDVISAISVPRYMKWDSSEFKFTRPIRSILIIFGATIVRADFKGIKSSDFTLLREGAEFKKIKVRSRDSYLKELKERGIILSPLERGQRIKKILDQEAKRAGLLLYPPGELLTEVANLVESPTVIRCSFNKSYLGLPEVVLLASMAKYQRVFALVDKDSKLANQFLAILDLSPKNTSSIRGHYEFVLDTRLKDAVLFYNEDIESSLDSRIEKLEGIALHNKLGTLLDKTKRLKLMTLEISKILNFDNKKRDDLIRSVELFKADLLTKMVYEFPSLEGVMGGIYAKHQKESKGVAAAISEHYKPRSNDDTLPNTELGALLSLVDKLYNVVGFLGIGIVPSGSMDPFTIRRQIQSIVRILIQYQLEISLENLFSLTFMLFENSLSEDYDRVKNIFLSIGRERFSVLMADIGVASDLVEAVSSVNFKVPSEVYLRLKQLTNIYDKGDFYKALKVAERTERIVKDKRELKSLRLKEGLLKEREEKELYEVYLESKDEILKRVDKREYDKATILYGKSFYGIIDRFFSEVLVNVDDQELRENRKLLLFEVNKLLTERVLNPKEMEVLKDAKSA; encoded by the coding sequence ATGTCTCCTAAATCCGACTTTTTAATAGAGCTTGGCGTTGAAGAGCTGCCATCGAATCTAATAGAATCAATATCTGAACAATTTAAGGATAATTTTATAAAAGCTTTGGATGAGGCTAGAGTTGTAAATAAAAATATCCAGGCAGCTGCAACATCAAGACGCTTGGTCTTATTTGGTGAGCTTGGTAGAGAGAGCCTATCTCAAGAGGTTACTGTTCAGGGACCTAGCGAGAGAATAGCCTATGATAAAGATAATAAGCCCAGCAAGGCTCTTTGCGGCTTTGTTAAATCTCAAGGTGTTTCTATCAGCGATGCATTTATAGAGTCTACAGATAGAGGTAACTATCTATTTATAAAGAAAAAAGAGTCCGCTAAGAAGACAGAGAGAATAATAGAAGATATCTTACTTGATGTGATATCTGCTATATCAGTTCCAAGATATATGAAGTGGGATAGCTCAGAGTTTAAGTTTACCCGCCCCATAAGATCTATCCTTATAATATTTGGAGCTACTATCGTAAGAGCAGATTTTAAAGGTATTAAATCATCTGATTTTACCTTACTAAGAGAGGGCGCAGAGTTTAAAAAAATAAAAGTAAGATCAAGGGATAGCTATCTTAAGGAATTAAAAGAGAGAGGAATCATACTCTCTCCTTTAGAGAGAGGGCAGAGGATTAAAAAGATTTTAGATCAAGAGGCCAAGAGAGCAGGACTCTTGCTGTATCCTCCTGGTGAGCTATTAACTGAGGTGGCTAATTTAGTTGAGAGCCCAACTGTTATAAGATGCAGCTTCAACAAGAGCTATCTAGGGCTCCCTGAAGTAGTTCTCTTAGCTTCTATGGCCAAGTATCAGAGAGTATTTGCCTTAGTTGATAAAGATTCTAAGTTAGCCAATCAATTTTTAGCTATCTTAGATTTAAGCCCTAAAAATACTAGTTCTATAAGAGGACACTATGAGTTTGTCTTAGATACCCGCCTTAAAGATGCAGTTCTTTTTTATAATGAGGATATAGAGAGTTCTTTAGATAGTAGAATAGAGAAGTTAGAGGGTATAGCCTTACATAATAAATTAGGAACATTGCTGGATAAGACCAAACGGCTTAAGCTGATGACTCTTGAGATATCAAAGATACTTAACTTTGATAATAAAAAGAGAGATGATCTTATCCGTTCAGTTGAGCTATTTAAGGCAGACTTACTGACAAAGATGGTCTATGAGTTCCCTTCCCTTGAAGGTGTTATGGGCGGTATCTACGCTAAGCATCAGAAAGAGAGTAAGGGAGTAGCTGCTGCAATATCAGAGCACTATAAGCCAAGGAGCAATGATGATACTCTTCCCAATACAGAGTTAGGGGCGTTATTATCATTGGTTGATAAACTATACAACGTAGTTGGATTCTTAGGTATTGGTATAGTGCCCTCAGGAAGTATGGATCCTTTTACGATAAGGCGTCAGATCCAATCGATTGTAAGGATACTTATTCAATATCAGCTTGAGATCTCACTTGAAAATCTATTCTCATTAACTTTTATGCTTTTTGAGAATAGCTTAAGTGAAGATTATGATAGGGTAAAAAATATCTTCTTATCAATTGGAAGAGAGAGGTTCTCTGTCTTAATGGCTGATATTGGTGTAGCATCTGATTTAGTAGAGGCTGTATCAAGTGTTAATTTCAAGGTTCCATCTGAGGTCTATTTAAGATTAAAGCAGCTTACTAATATCTATGATAAGGGAGACTTCTATAAAGCTCTTAAGGTTGCTGAGAGGACAGAGAGGATAGTAAAAGATAAGAGAGAGCTTAAATCTTTAAGGCTTAAAGAGGGTCTGCTTAAAGAGAGAGAAGAGAAGGAACTCTATGAGGTATATTTAGAGAGTAAAGATGAGATATTAAAGAGAGTAGATAAAAGAGAGTATGATAAAGCAACTATTTTGTACGGAAAGAGTTTTTATGGTATAATAGATAGGTTTTTTAGCGAGGTCTTGGTTAACGTGGACGATCAAGAGTTAAGAGAGAACAGAAAACTGCTTCTCTTTGAAGTTAATAAGCTGTTAACAGAAAGGGTTTTAAATCCAAAGGAAATGGAGGTATTAAAAGATGCAAAGTCAGCCTAG
- the ppdK gene encoding pyruvate, phosphate dikinase yields MQSQPSTKTDAAISSKYIYSFSPGKSDGDATMKNLLGGKGANLAEMTNLGIPVPPGFTISTEGCNYYTEHQEWPKGLEDELKGAIKNLEEVTGKGFGDKENPLLVSVRSGARVSMPGMMDTILNLGLNDDAVIGLIKKTDNPRFAYDSYRRFVQMFGSVVLEIEHSKFEKLLEKKKEDKNAKIDTELKSEDLKELVVEYKALVKEETAKDFPDQAWDQLVEAANAVFKSWGNKRANTYRDLNKIPHDLGTAVNIQTMVFGNMGDTSGTGVAFTRDPSTGERVYYGEFLINAQGEDVVAGIRTPEPLADLEKEMPVIYKELTAIFDKLELHYKDMQDVEFTIEDNELFLLQTRTGKRTALSAVNVAVDMVNEGLIDEKTAIMRVMPDQLDRLLHPMIDPKESVTVVAKGLPASPGAAVGKVVFESDDAIEMAKNGEKVVLVRSETSPEDIGGMASAEGILTARGGMTSHAAVVGRGMGKCCVVGCTVISINEEEEYFTAGELKINKGDIITLNGSTGDVIQGAVKLIEPEVSGGFKILMSWVDKYKTLGVRTNADSPEDAKVALEFGAEGIGLCRTEHMFFGEDRIRAVRKMILADNEEARRESLSKLLPLQQGDFKGIFEVMDGLPVTIRLLDPPLHEFLPQGDEDIERVAKDLGIEKRELKKKVEQLKEFNPMLGHRGCRLGITYPEIYKMQAEAIFKAQGQVQKSGKNAIVEVMIPLVGHVNELRDLKRDVIEVAEAVQKELGIELKYTIGTMIEVPRAALTADEIAVEAEFFSFGTNDLTQMTFGFSRDDIAKFLPVYIENKILKEDPFMVLDQIGVGQLVKMGIEKGRSINPKLKVGICGEHGGEPESVTFCHKVGMNYVSCSPYRVPIAKLAAAQAALS; encoded by the coding sequence ATGCAAAGTCAGCCTAGTACAAAAACAGATGCAGCAATAAGCAGTAAGTATATCTATTCTTTCTCACCAGGAAAGTCAGATGGAGATGCTACGATGAAGAATCTCTTAGGTGGGAAGGGTGCAAACTTAGCAGAGATGACCAATCTTGGGATACCGGTTCCCCCGGGTTTCACAATATCAACAGAGGGGTGCAACTATTATACAGAACACCAGGAGTGGCCTAAAGGGTTAGAAGATGAACTTAAAGGAGCTATTAAAAACTTAGAAGAGGTAACAGGTAAGGGTTTTGGCGATAAAGAGAACCCTCTTCTTGTCTCTGTTAGATCAGGCGCACGGGTATCTATGCCTGGAATGATGGACACAATCTTAAATCTTGGTTTAAATGATGATGCTGTTATAGGTCTAATTAAGAAGACTGATAATCCAAGATTTGCATATGATTCTTACAGAAGATTCGTTCAGATGTTTGGAAGTGTAGTGCTTGAGATTGAGCATAGTAAGTTTGAGAAGCTATTAGAGAAGAAGAAAGAAGATAAGAATGCTAAAATCGATACAGAGTTAAAGTCCGAAGATTTAAAGGAGCTTGTAGTTGAGTATAAAGCTCTTGTTAAGGAAGAGACCGCTAAGGATTTTCCTGATCAGGCTTGGGATCAGCTGGTTGAGGCTGCTAATGCTGTCTTTAAATCCTGGGGCAACAAACGTGCAAATACATACCGTGATCTAAATAAGATTCCACATGATTTAGGTACAGCTGTAAATATACAGACTATGGTATTTGGTAATATGGGTGATACATCAGGTACCGGAGTTGCATTTACAAGAGACCCTTCAACAGGCGAGAGAGTCTATTATGGTGAGTTTCTTATTAATGCTCAGGGTGAAGATGTTGTTGCAGGTATCAGGACTCCTGAGCCTTTAGCAGACCTAGAGAAAGAGATGCCGGTAATATATAAAGAGTTAACAGCTATCTTTGATAAGCTTGAGCTTCATTATAAGGATATGCAGGACGTTGAGTTTACAATTGAAGATAATGAATTGTTTCTATTACAGACCAGAACAGGTAAACGTACTGCGCTCTCTGCTGTAAATGTTGCAGTAGATATGGTCAATGAAGGATTAATTGATGAGAAGACTGCTATTATGAGGGTTATGCCTGATCAGTTAGATAGACTTTTGCATCCTATGATAGACCCTAAGGAGAGTGTTACTGTTGTTGCTAAAGGTCTTCCGGCATCACCTGGTGCTGCAGTGGGAAAGGTTGTATTTGAATCTGATGATGCAATAGAGATGGCTAAGAATGGAGAGAAGGTTGTACTTGTCCGCTCTGAGACCTCACCTGAAGATATTGGCGGTATGGCTTCAGCTGAAGGCATCTTAACAGCAAGAGGCGGTATGACATCCCACGCTGCTGTTGTAGGCAGAGGTATGGGTAAGTGCTGTGTTGTAGGTTGCACTGTTATCTCTATAAATGAGGAAGAAGAGTATTTTACAGCTGGTGAACTAAAGATAAATAAGGGTGATATCATTACTCTTAATGGTTCAACAGGTGATGTTATCCAAGGTGCGGTTAAGCTCATTGAGCCTGAGGTCAGCGGCGGCTTTAAAATACTTATGAGCTGGGTCGATAAATATAAGACTTTAGGTGTTAGAACAAATGCTGATTCTCCTGAAGATGCTAAAGTTGCTCTTGAGTTTGGAGCTGAAGGTATAGGTCTATGCCGTACAGAGCATATGTTCTTTGGTGAAGATAGGATCAGAGCGGTACGTAAGATGATACTTGCAGATAACGAAGAGGCAAGAAGAGAGTCACTCTCAAAACTTCTTCCGCTTCAGCAGGGTGATTTTAAAGGTATCTTTGAGGTTATGGATGGCTTACCTGTTACGATAAGACTCCTTGATCCACCTCTACATGAGTTCTTACCTCAGGGCGATGAAGATATTGAAAGAGTTGCGAAGGATTTAGGAATCGAGAAGAGAGAGTTAAAGAAGAAGGTTGAACAGTTAAAAGAGTTCAACCCTATGCTTGGACATCGTGGATGCCGTTTAGGTATAACCTATCCTGAGATCTATAAAATGCAGGCAGAGGCGATATTTAAAGCTCAAGGCCAGGTGCAGAAGTCTGGTAAGAATGCCATAGTAGAGGTTATGATACCTCTAGTGGGACATGTAAATGAGTTAAGAGATTTAAAGAGAGATGTAATTGAAGTAGCAGAAGCTGTACAGAAAGAACTTGGTATTGAGTTAAAGTATACTATCGGAACCATGATAGAGGTCCCCAGAGCAGCTTTAACAGCAGATGAGATAGCTGTTGAGGCTGAATTCTTTAGCTTTGGAACAAATGACCTCACTCAGATGACATTTGGTTTCTCACGCGATGATATTGCAAAGTTCTTACCTGTATATATTGAGAATAAGATCTTAAAAGAAGATCCTTTTATGGTCTTAGATCAGATTGGAGTCGGTCAGTTGGTTAAGATGGGCATCGAGAAGGGAAGATCGATAAATCCAAAGTTAAAAGTTGGAATCTGCGGAGAGCATGGCGGTGAGCCGGAGTCTGTTACATTCTGCCATAAGGTTGGAATGAACTATGTCAGCTGTTCACCCTATAGAGTTCCGATAGCTAAACTTGCTGCTGCGCAAGCAGCGCTTAGTTAA